DNA from Leptospira koniambonensis:
GAATGGCGTTTGGGATGCAGAAGCGAAATATTTGAAGAATGGAGTGGAGGAACTTCCCCCTCCCTGAATTTATAGAGAGGGAGAAAAATCGGATAGAAATAAAAGACTGAATTATTCCGAGAAAGAATCCAGCTTTTGTTTTACTTCCTCGTTTAAAGGCTGCTTTTTGTGGAAGTCGTTTAATAACTTGAGAGCATCGTCCCTTTTTCCCATATCGGAATAGAGTTCTGAAAGTTCTACCACAGGGCGAGGATCCATCGGGAACTTTTTGTGAAGATCCACATAAATTTCCTCTGCCTTGTCTCTTGCACCTTTCATCTTCAATGAAGAAGCTTTTCCAAGAAGCGCAAAATAGTCCTCACCTTCTGAAAGAATTCTATTAAAACATTCTAATGCTTTGTCGAATTCTCCCATACCTCTTAAACTATCTGCATATCTATTGATGATAAGTTTATTGTCAGGATCGAATTCCAAAATTCTTTCCCAGAATTCATTTGCTTTGCGGAAATCTTTTTTACCACGATATGATTCTGCCAAACCATACAGTGCGAAGAAATTCCTAGGATCTAGATCAGCAGCTCTGCGATAATAACGGATCGCTTCATCAAAGTCTTTGATCTTACGGTAGCTATTACCAATCTCAGTTAGGATCTTAATATTATCCGGTTGGATCACTAAAAGTTTTTCCCACCAGCTGATTGCGTCTTTGTATCTTTGGCAGGCAAAGAATAAATGCCCCAAACCTACGATCACATACTGATCCTTAGGATTGATCTGCAAAGCCTGCATATAATATACTTCTGATTCTTTGAAGTTTTTGAGTTTTCTATGAGCGTCCGCAACTCTACTTAAGATGGATGCGTCTGTGATAGTAATATGCCTGTATTCTTCTGCTACTTCGATGACCCGATTGAGTAGGTTCATCTCTCTATAGCAGTTCATAAGTCCCATTAAAGAGAACTTATTGGATGAATCTTCTTTGATACATCTGTTATAAAAATCCAGAGCTT
Protein-coding regions in this window:
- a CDS encoding tetratricopeptide repeat protein; this translates as MNEPIEKPQAGKEEEDSHFAQIKSLAKEAYRFLDSRQWDKAESKLKELLAKEPSNTYGLVGMGDLHFKRKEFRQALDFYNRCIKEDSSNKFSLMGLMNCYREMNLLNRVIEVAEEYRHITITDASILSRVADAHRKLKNFKESEVYYMQALQINPKDQYVIVGLGHLFFACQRYKDAISWWEKLLVIQPDNIKILTEIGNSYRKIKDFDEAIRYYRRAADLDPRNFFALYGLAESYRGKKDFRKANEFWERILEFDPDNKLIINRYADSLRGMGEFDKALECFNRILSEGEDYFALLGKASSLKMKGARDKAEEIYVDLHKKFPMDPRPVVELSELYSDMGKRDDALKLLNDFHKKQPLNEEVKQKLDSFSE